The window GGTCATGGCGGGGCCGGTGGAGAGGTCGGCGGTGCCCGGGCGGACCTTGCGCGGGAGCAGGCCCGGGGTGGCCGGGAGGTCGCCCGCGACGCCCACGTCGATCACGCAGACCTCGGCTCCGACCTGGTTGGCGAAGGCGTTGCAGACCGCTCCGCCGCCCAGGAAGTTGGCCACCATCTGGGTGGTGACCTCCTGGGGCCACGGGGTGACGCCCTGGGCGTGCACGCCGTGGTCACCGGCGAAGATCGCGACCGCTGCCGGCTCCGGGATCGGCGGCGGGCAGACCCGGGAGAGACCGCTGAGCTGGGCGGAGATGATCTCCAGCATGCCCAGGGCCCCGGCGGGCTTGGTCATGCGCTTCTGCCGCTCCCAGGCCTCGCCGAGCGCCTTCGCGTCGAGCGGGCGGATGCTGGCGACCGTCTCCGAGAGGAGATCGTGCGGCTCCTCGCCGGGCAGGGCGCGGCGGCCGTAGGTCTCCTCGTGGACCACCCAGGAGAGCGGGCGGCGCTGCGACCAGCCGGCCTGGGCCAGCTCGGGCTCCTCGGGGAACTCGTCGACGTAGCCGACGCAGAGGTACGCGACGACTTCGAGGTGCTCGGGAAGGCCGAGCTCGCGGACCATCTCGCGCTCGTCGAAGAAGCTGACCCAGCCGACGCCGAGGCCTTCGGCGCGCGCGGCGAGCCAGAGGTTCTCGACGGCGAGGGCGGAGGAGTACGGGGCCATCTGCGGCTGGGTGTGCCGGCCGAGGGTGTGGCGCCCGCCCCGGGTGGGGTCGGCGGTGACGACGATGTTCACCGGGGTGTCGAGGATGGCCTCGATCTTGAGTTCCTTGAACTGCTTCGCCCGGCCCTTGGGCAGCGACTTGGCGTAGGCCTCGCGCTGGCGCTGGGCGAGCTCGTGCATCGTCCGGCGGGTCTCGGCGGAGCGGATGACGACGAAGTCCCAGGGCTGCGAGTGACCGACGCTGGGTGCGGTGTGGGCCGCTTCCAGGACGCGGAGCAGCACCTCGTGCGGGATCGGGTCGGTACGGAAGCCCTTGCGGATGTCACGGCGCTCGCGCATGACGCGCAGGACGGCTTCGCGCTCGGCGTCGGCGTAGCCGGGCGCCGCCTCGCCCGCGGCGGGGGCGTCCACCGCGGGCTCGGCCTCGGTCTCGGCGGCGGGCTCGGCCTCCGGCTGTGCCTCGGACTGCTCCGCCCGGACCGGCTCCGGGGCGGGCGCGGGGTGGATCTCGACGTGCTCCGGCTCCGGCTCGGGCCGGACGGTCTGCGGCCGGACCGGCACGGCGACGACGGCCGGGGCGGCGAGCACCGGCTCGGGCTGCTCCTCGACCGGCTCGGCCGCGGCCTCGGGCTGCTGCGCCCGGTCGGCCTCCGGCTGCGCCGGCTCGGCCACGGCGGCCGGGACCACGAGCACCGGCTCGGGCTGCGACTGGGGCTGGGGCTCCACGGCCACCGGCTCGGCCACCGCCGGCTGCGGCTCCGGCTCGGCCGCGGCGGGCTCGGGCTGGACCGGCTCGGCCGCGACGGCCACGACCGGCTCGACGGGGGCGACCGGCTCAGGCGCGGACTCGGGCTGCAGCTCGGGCTCCACGGCCACCGGCTCGACGGCGCCCTGCTCGACGGCGACCGGCTCCGGCTGCGGCTCGGCCGCGGCGGGCTCGGGCTGGACCGGCTCGGCCACGACGGCCACGACCGGCTCGGCCGGGATCGCCGTGTCCGCCGGTGCCTGGACCGGCTCCGGCTCCACGGGCTGCGCCGCGGCCTCGGCGGGAGCCTCGACGGGCTCCGCCACCGGCTCGGGCGCTGCCGCGGGCTCCGGCGCCCACGGATCCCCGGCCTGCGGCGGGA is drawn from Streptomyces sp. NBC_01232 and contains these coding sequences:
- the cobT gene encoding nicotinate-nucleotide--dimethylbenzimidazole phosphoribosyltransferase, with translation MTDTGQVPGEGLPDNAGMVDQQGVPAPVQIPAPIPAGYAFQDLMDNPAEPEDEELLLMPSGQGAWSDPQVVPPVPAFPVPPQPGEPQMYTDPSYAAESAYPEAPAGYPEPAAYNEFPPPVFPDGGYSAGAHETGGRDSGALDLGGLVVPPPAAPVAPVAAAAPLRRPLHMGPPLPEANGGVVRSLADRGPAAAPAQPAPMAAVSTPAAPTPIRQAGPPTTGPEYLDIPRAETAQPGEIPPQAGDPWAPEPAAAPEPVAEPVEAPAEAAAQPVEPEPVQAPADTAIPAEPVVAVVAEPVQPEPAAAEPQPEPVAVEQGAVEPVAVEPELQPESAPEPVAPVEPVVAVAAEPVQPEPAAAEPEPQPAVAEPVAVEPQPQSQPEPVLVVPAAVAEPAQPEADRAQQPEAAAEPVEEQPEPVLAAPAVVAVPVRPQTVRPEPEPEHVEIHPAPAPEPVRAEQSEAQPEAEPAAETEAEPAVDAPAAGEAAPGYADAEREAVLRVMRERRDIRKGFRTDPIPHEVLLRVLEAAHTAPSVGHSQPWDFVVIRSAETRRTMHELAQRQREAYAKSLPKGRAKQFKELKIEAILDTPVNIVVTADPTRGGRHTLGRHTQPQMAPYSSALAVENLWLAARAEGLGVGWVSFFDEREMVRELGLPEHLEVVAYLCVGYVDEFPEEPELAQAGWSQRRPLSWVVHEETYGRRALPGEEPHDLLSETVASIRPLDAKALGEAWERQKRMTKPAGALGMLEIISAQLSGLSRVCPPPIPEPAAVAIFAGDHGVHAQGVTPWPQEVTTQMVANFLGGGAVCNAFANQVGAEVCVIDVGVAGDLPATPGLLPRKVRPGTADLSTGPAMTREEAIAAIEVGIETARDLVAAGNKALLTGEMGIANTTVSAALISVFTGVDAAEVTGRGTGINDETHARKVEVVRRALELHQPDPADPVGVLAAIGGLEHAAIVGLILGSASLRTPVILDGVSAGAAALVARAIAPESLSACIAGHRSAEPGHVAALNKLGLRPLVDLDLRLGEGTGALLALPLVQSAARAMHEVATFDSAGVTEK